Proteins encoded within one genomic window of Myxococcaceae bacterium JPH2:
- a CDS encoding class I fructose-bisphosphate aldolase, with the protein MAHTDRVKQILSWYPSDNPGTLTNLSRLLNSGTLAGTGKLVILPVDQGFEHGPARSFGPNPAGYDPEYHAQLAIDAGCNAYAAPLGFLEAVAGKFAGEVPLILKLNNSDSLAKVPAPMSAVTSSVKDAVRLGCTAVGYTIYPGSAARNEQYEDLRDIIAEAKSYGLPTVLWAYPRGSVSKEGETAIDVVAYAAQISAQLGAHIIKVKPPTDVLEQPEAKKAFEKAGIATKTLADRVREVVRSAFNGKRIVIFSGGEAKDTPTLLEEIRQINAGGGFGSIMGRNAFQRPHAESVKLLKDVMGIFAGK; encoded by the coding sequence ATGGCACACACCGACCGCGTCAAGCAGATCCTGTCCTGGTACCCGTCCGACAACCCCGGCACGCTCACCAACCTGTCCCGCCTGCTCAACTCGGGCACCCTGGCGGGCACCGGCAAGCTGGTCATCCTCCCAGTGGATCAGGGCTTCGAGCACGGCCCCGCGCGCTCCTTCGGGCCGAACCCCGCGGGCTACGACCCGGAGTATCACGCGCAGCTGGCCATCGACGCGGGCTGCAACGCCTACGCGGCCCCGCTCGGCTTCCTGGAGGCGGTCGCTGGGAAGTTCGCGGGCGAGGTTCCGCTCATCCTCAAGCTGAACAACTCGGACTCGCTGGCCAAGGTCCCGGCCCCGATGTCCGCGGTGACGAGCTCCGTGAAGGACGCCGTCCGCCTGGGATGCACGGCCGTCGGCTACACCATCTATCCGGGCTCCGCCGCGCGCAACGAGCAGTATGAAGACCTGCGCGACATCATCGCCGAGGCCAAGTCGTACGGCCTCCCCACCGTCCTGTGGGCGTATCCCCGTGGAAGCGTGAGCAAGGAGGGTGAGACGGCCATCGACGTGGTGGCGTATGCGGCGCAGATCAGCGCCCAGCTCGGCGCGCACATCATCAAGGTGAAGCCGCCGACGGACGTCCTCGAGCAGCCCGAGGCCAAGAAGGCCTTCGAGAAGGCTGGAATCGCCACCAAGACGCTGGCGGACCGGGTGCGCGAGGTGGTGCGCTCCGCGTTCAACGGCAAGCGCATCGTCATCTTCTCCGGCGGCGAGGCCAAGGACACGCCCACCCTGCTGGAGGAGATCCGCCAGATCAACGCGGGCGGCGGCTTCGGCTCCATCATGGGCCGCAACGCCTTCCAGCGCCCCCACGCCGAGTCCGTGAAGCTGCTCAAGGACGTGATGGGCATCTTCGCCGGCAAGTAG
- a CDS encoding RsmB/NOP family class I SAM-dependent RNA methyltransferase, producing MKGEPLKAALANALRDADGLGGQERRFAAFAARELSRHQRLLDLAARTLGHTPGKIGLNEDQALVRYALWRRLFCGEDWAKIGPEVRLPGPVRPRTINDTLLSSVVTAPLPEPAMPEALAERLAVRHSFPSWLVLKLAEAYPEPVLAGLLAALDEEPSLHFRVRPPGTRDAVLAALVEEGVQAEAVAAAPDALRVTDSSHRIFETRMMKSGRLQVQDVGSQLIVEACRPAGGSLTGLTVADVCAGAGGKTLALADLVGPTGKVVAGDRSRRRLSDARDRVREWHLRQVAFPHPLPLSEADVLLVDAPCSGSGSLAREPDQKWKLSAKAVTEFKTTQGSLLTEVARQAKPGARIVYATCSVLPEENDVVVREFLAQHPDFSLEPVGEGMPPERAALLCDGPFLRAVPPRVPGGGFFAARLRKAQG from the coding sequence ATGAAGGGCGAGCCGCTCAAGGCCGCGCTGGCCAACGCCCTGCGGGACGCCGACGGACTGGGCGGACAGGAGCGCCGGTTCGCGGCCTTCGCGGCGCGCGAGCTGTCGCGTCATCAGCGGCTCTTGGACCTGGCGGCGCGCACGCTGGGCCATACGCCCGGGAAGATCGGCCTCAACGAGGATCAGGCGCTGGTGCGCTACGCGCTCTGGCGCCGCCTCTTCTGTGGCGAGGACTGGGCGAAGATCGGGCCGGAGGTCCGCCTGCCCGGGCCGGTGCGCCCGCGCACCATCAATGACACGCTGCTGTCCAGCGTGGTGACCGCGCCGCTGCCGGAGCCGGCGATGCCCGAGGCGCTCGCGGAGCGGCTCGCGGTGCGCCACTCGTTCCCGAGCTGGCTGGTGCTGAAGCTCGCGGAGGCCTATCCGGAGCCGGTGCTGGCCGGGCTGCTCGCCGCGCTGGATGAGGAGCCCTCGCTGCACTTCCGGGTGCGGCCACCGGGGACGCGCGACGCGGTGCTGGCCGCGCTGGTGGAGGAGGGCGTCCAGGCCGAGGCCGTCGCCGCCGCCCCGGACGCGCTGCGCGTGACGGACTCCAGCCACCGCATCTTCGAGACCCGGATGATGAAGTCGGGGCGGCTCCAGGTTCAGGACGTGGGCAGCCAGCTCATCGTCGAGGCCTGCCGGCCCGCGGGGGGCTCGCTGACGGGGCTGACCGTGGCGGACGTGTGCGCCGGTGCGGGCGGAAAGACGCTGGCGCTGGCGGATCTCGTGGGGCCCACGGGGAAGGTGGTGGCGGGAGATCGCTCGCGCCGGCGACTGTCGGACGCGAGGGATCGCGTGCGCGAGTGGCACCTGCGCCAGGTTGCCTTCCCGCACCCGCTGCCGCTGAGCGAGGCGGACGTGTTGCTGGTGGATGCGCCGTGCAGCGGCTCGGGGTCACTGGCGCGCGAGCCGGATCAGAAGTGGAAGCTCTCCGCGAAGGCCGTCACCGAGTTCAAGACGACGCAGGGCTCACTGCTGACGGAGGTCGCGCGGCAGGCGAAACCGGGTGCACGCATTGTCTATGCGACGTGCTCGGTGCTGCCGGAGGAGAACGACGTCGTGGTGCGGGAGTTCCTGGCCCAGCACCCGGACTTCTCGCTCGAGCCCGTGGGCGAGGGGATGCCGCCCGAGCGCGCCGCGCTCCTCTGTGACGGTCCCTTCCTGCGCGCGGTGCCGCCGCGCGTCCCGGGAGGTGGCTTCTTCGCAGCCCGCCTGCGCAAGGCCCAGGGTTGA
- a CDS encoding response regulator: protein MKVLLVEDDASLREGMAELVEELATVRATGGVDEALAALENERYELVITDLRIGGGERDGRTILEAARSKFQAVAVVSAATPDEVGRTLGATSPDGLLTKPFQLEDILALVNRFLEVKREAEHVALGEPRPGCGHWSALGPGVEVARPPETAASGYSWVRMGPGASFAWGPRSERHGVRVVEGELTVGGERFSSPHYFFVSEGQHPEARTHAGCLAVCVPLRE, encoded by the coding sequence ATGAAGGTGCTGCTGGTCGAGGACGACGCAAGCCTCCGGGAGGGAATGGCGGAGCTGGTCGAGGAGCTCGCGACGGTGCGAGCGACCGGCGGCGTCGACGAGGCCCTCGCCGCCCTGGAGAACGAGCGATACGAGCTGGTCATCACGGACCTGCGGATCGGCGGCGGCGAGCGGGACGGCCGGACCATCCTGGAGGCAGCTCGGAGCAAGTTCCAGGCAGTGGCGGTGGTCAGCGCGGCGACTCCCGACGAAGTGGGGCGCACGCTCGGAGCCACCTCGCCGGACGGACTGCTCACCAAGCCCTTCCAACTCGAGGACATCCTCGCCCTGGTCAACCGCTTCCTCGAGGTGAAGCGCGAGGCCGAGCACGTGGCCCTCGGCGAGCCCCGCCCTGGATGCGGGCATTGGTCCGCGCTCGGGCCGGGCGTGGAGGTGGCACGGCCCCCGGAGACCGCGGCTTCCGGATATTCCTGGGTACGCATGGGCCCAGGAGCGTCCTTCGCATGGGGGCCCCGGAGCGAGCGGCACGGCGTGAGGGTGGTGGAAGGTGAACTGACGGTGGGGGGCGAGCGGTTCTCCAGTCCCCACTATTTCTTCGTGTCCGAGGGACAACACCCCGAGGCACGGACGCACGCGGGCTGCCTGGCGGTCTGTGTCCCCTTGAGAGAGTAG
- a CDS encoding tetratricopeptide repeat protein gives MYNLILSLAVGLVVGVLVHLTGFSWWACLIPGIIAFFASFLLLARRVANRIQALMTVVQQDLQGQPSSQKEAQAKVDRAVKTLEQGLAYERWQFLVGPEIHAQIGMLKYMVKDMDGAKSHFDKASARNYMAKAMEGALHYQRKDTAAMKAAFEAAVKSGKKESIVWAVYAWCLLQQKDKDGAQQVLARGVEQNPSDEKLKSSLAQLQNDKRLKMKPYEPLWWQFGLEAPPVMPPMGGGRRVQFTSRR, from the coding sequence ATGTACAACCTCATCCTCTCCCTGGCCGTGGGGCTCGTGGTCGGTGTGCTCGTGCACCTGACGGGCTTCTCGTGGTGGGCCTGTCTCATCCCGGGCATCATCGCCTTCTTCGCGTCCTTCCTCCTCCTGGCGCGGCGGGTCGCCAACCGCATCCAGGCGTTGATGACGGTCGTCCAGCAGGACCTCCAAGGACAGCCCAGCAGCCAGAAGGAGGCGCAGGCCAAGGTGGACCGCGCCGTGAAGACGCTGGAGCAGGGGCTCGCCTACGAGAGGTGGCAGTTCCTCGTGGGGCCGGAGATCCACGCGCAGATCGGCATGCTCAAGTACATGGTCAAGGACATGGACGGCGCCAAGAGCCACTTCGACAAGGCCAGCGCCCGCAACTACATGGCCAAGGCGATGGAGGGCGCCCTGCACTACCAGCGCAAGGACACCGCCGCGATGAAGGCCGCCTTCGAGGCCGCCGTGAAGAGCGGGAAGAAGGAGTCCATCGTCTGGGCCGTGTACGCCTGGTGCCTGCTCCAGCAGAAGGACAAGGATGGAGCGCAGCAGGTGCTCGCGCGCGGCGTGGAGCAGAACCCGTCCGACGAGAAGCTCAAGTCCAGCCTGGCCCAGCTCCAGAACGACAAGCGCCTGAAGATGAAGCCGTACGAGCCGCTGTGGTGGCAGTTCGGCCTCGAGGCGCCGCCGGTCATGCCCCCCATGGGCGGTGGCCGCCGCGTTCAGTTCACCAGCCGACGCTGA
- a CDS encoding diguanylate cyclase, which produces MERLGRSHGRALLLIIEDDAGVRDSLRELLAPRFEVLCAAEGGAGVELAREHRPDLVLLDRFLPNADGLSVLETLQRDARTQPLPVIFLTGDADEATLERCLEMGAVDFIHKPASARELTARIDRALRQSEQQRRLQILAQTDALTGLANFRALSVRLDEEFRRADRYGYPLSVVVIDLDHLKALNDGLGHDVGNQAILALATLLQTNLRESDFAARFGGDEFVVLLPHQTAQEASVFADRIRTGMHGVSVHKSDGRPAPFGLSVSAGVADHTLETARDSTEALLQAADAALYEAKREGRDRVVVFGQPLHASPAHRH; this is translated from the coding sequence ATGGAACGTCTCGGCCGGAGCCATGGACGCGCCCTCCTCCTCATCATCGAGGACGACGCCGGTGTCCGCGACAGCCTCCGGGAGCTGCTGGCCCCGCGCTTCGAGGTGCTGTGCGCGGCCGAGGGCGGCGCAGGGGTCGAGCTGGCGCGCGAGCACCGGCCGGACCTGGTGCTGTTGGATCGCTTCCTTCCCAACGCGGATGGCCTGTCCGTGCTGGAGACGCTCCAGCGCGACGCGCGCACCCAGCCCCTGCCCGTCATCTTCCTGACGGGGGACGCGGACGAGGCGACCCTCGAGCGCTGCCTGGAGATGGGCGCGGTGGACTTCATCCACAAGCCGGCGAGCGCGCGGGAGCTGACGGCCCGAATCGATCGGGCGCTGCGGCAGAGCGAGCAGCAGCGGCGGCTGCAGATCCTCGCGCAGACGGATGCGCTCACCGGGTTGGCCAACTTCCGCGCGCTGTCGGTGCGCTTGGACGAAGAGTTCCGCCGCGCCGACCGCTACGGCTATCCGCTCAGCGTGGTGGTCATCGACCTGGACCACCTGAAGGCCCTCAACGACGGCCTGGGTCATGACGTGGGCAACCAGGCCATCCTCGCGCTGGCCACCCTGCTCCAGACGAACCTGCGCGAGTCGGACTTCGCGGCGCGCTTTGGAGGGGACGAGTTCGTCGTGCTCCTGCCGCACCAGACGGCGCAGGAGGCATCCGTCTTCGCCGATCGCATCCGCACAGGCATGCACGGCGTGAGCGTCCACAAGAGCGATGGAAGGCCCGCCCCCTTCGGACTGAGCGTGAGCGCGGGCGTGGCCGACCATACCTTGGAGACAGCCCGCGACAGCACCGAGGCGCTGCTCCAGGCGGCGGACGCGGCGCTGTACGAGGCCAAGCGCGAGGGACGCGACCGGGTGGTGGTGTTCGGCCAGCCGCTCCATGCGTCGCCCGCGCACCGACATTGA
- a CDS encoding response regulator → MTGSGRLASGSRVAIVGGGIAGAGLAASLLFNGRARGVSLDVRVYSGGTSERTAPPAVLTPECRSRLAALGCRIPAEWRTHELRGVEVISEGRRALLPASSGGLWVVDGWPQGDGGLAQVRALLANASSTQGARFIPRHVERVERQAPAPDAPVSVRNSGSLVVRAQGSGERFHAVALAAGAGPLLGDGFFKGFRPAPVMPAVQARLRQSASRLELSPVARLWISPLPTMDGLFLLPGAGSLYALAFGPAVTPADLCQALMMAARDGLVEEGFELAALETTRLPFGPGRVLVAPGQLAVGPAASGHPLQMGLSETLASCSRAAVALLDGGPGASSLERRYVREGLAELMEDAAAASRAVAWLRRAGRRAPAAFTAANERRPVVGAYGVGVLGLSGPSPQALLSSARWAGMREVVGSWLRTPMEPVPTVVPELEPDLYYVVDDDPDAREALTALLESTGAKVVAFADELALFCAVARRPPTAILLDVVLHWVDGLRLCEGLKQHPLTRGTRVVVMSGLNRPHVRQRALDAGAEAFLPKPVEPERLLRQLLGCTSPESPRPGETRAPAGGDGLGTDRYAS, encoded by the coding sequence ATGACTGGGAGCGGCAGGCTGGCGAGTGGTTCGAGGGTGGCGATCGTCGGTGGCGGCATCGCCGGAGCGGGGCTGGCGGCCTCGCTCCTCTTCAACGGGCGGGCGCGAGGGGTGTCCCTGGATGTGAGGGTCTACTCGGGAGGCACGTCCGAGCGCACGGCGCCCCCCGCCGTGCTGACACCCGAGTGCCGCTCTCGCCTGGCAGCCCTGGGCTGCCGCATCCCGGCCGAGTGGCGGACGCACGAGCTGCGCGGCGTGGAGGTCATCTCGGAGGGCCGGCGGGCGCTCTTGCCCGCGTCGTCCGGAGGACTCTGGGTCGTCGACGGTTGGCCGCAGGGGGACGGTGGGTTGGCCCAGGTGCGCGCCCTGCTCGCCAATGCCTCCAGCACCCAGGGGGCTCGCTTCATCCCTCGGCACGTCGAGCGTGTGGAGCGACAGGCGCCCGCGCCGGACGCGCCCGTGTCGGTGCGCAACTCGGGGTCGCTGGTGGTCCGAGCCCAGGGCAGCGGTGAGCGCTTCCACGCCGTGGCGCTCGCGGCCGGCGCGGGGCCCCTGCTGGGGGACGGCTTCTTCAAGGGGTTCCGTCCGGCGCCGGTGATGCCCGCGGTGCAGGCTCGGCTGCGGCAGTCCGCGTCGCGCCTGGAGCTGTCTCCCGTGGCGCGACTGTGGATCTCCCCCCTGCCCACCATGGATGGCCTGTTCCTGCTGCCGGGCGCGGGCTCGCTGTACGCGCTCGCCTTCGGTCCCGCGGTGACGCCGGCGGACCTGTGCCAGGCGCTGATGATGGCGGCGCGGGATGGGCTGGTGGAGGAAGGCTTCGAGCTGGCGGCGCTGGAGACCACGCGCCTGCCCTTCGGTCCTGGGCGCGTGCTGGTGGCTCCCGGGCAGCTCGCGGTGGGACCGGCCGCGTCCGGGCACCCGCTCCAGATGGGATTGTCGGAGACGCTGGCCTCGTGCAGCCGCGCGGCGGTGGCGCTGCTCGACGGAGGGCCGGGGGCCTCCAGCCTGGAGCGGCGCTACGTGCGCGAGGGACTGGCCGAACTCATGGAGGACGCGGCGGCCGCGTCCCGAGCCGTGGCGTGGCTGCGACGCGCGGGACGTCGAGCCCCCGCGGCCTTCACCGCGGCGAACGAGCGACGGCCCGTGGTGGGCGCGTATGGCGTGGGGGTGCTGGGCCTGAGTGGCCCCTCGCCGCAGGCCCTGCTCTCCTCGGCGCGGTGGGCGGGCATGCGCGAGGTGGTCGGCTCCTGGCTGCGCACGCCCATGGAGCCCGTGCCTACCGTGGTGCCGGAGCTGGAGCCGGACCTGTACTACGTCGTGGATGACGACCCCGACGCACGCGAGGCGCTGACCGCGCTGCTCGAGAGCACCGGCGCCAAGGTGGTGGCCTTCGCGGATGAGCTGGCGCTGTTCTGCGCCGTGGCTCGGCGTCCACCCACGGCCATCCTCCTGGACGTCGTCCTGCACTGGGTGGACGGCCTGCGCCTGTGCGAGGGCCTGAAGCAGCATCCCCTCACCCGAGGCACCCGCGTGGTGGTGATGAGCGGGCTGAACCGTCCTCATGTGCGCCAGCGTGCGCTCGACGCTGGCGCGGAGGCGTTCCTGCCCAAGCCCGTCGAGCCCGAGCGGCTGCTGCGCCAGCTCCTGGGCTGCACGAGCCCCGAGTCGCCGCGTCCAGGCGAGACGCGTGCCCCCGCGGGCGGCGACGGGCTCGGAACGGATCGCTACGCGTCCTGA
- a CDS encoding HdeD family acid-resistance protein has product MATTQLERGPDTNQGRLSRNASALWGGTFLLGILMTVLGFIMLGEAVFASVLSIVFVGALLTVGGIAEIVAAFRSRSAGGPFLSFLLAGILTMVVGLLVLRYPGAGLGTITLLLAGFFFASGLFHAITSVVDRYPQWGWDLAYGLVSIFLGITVMSQWPVSSAWLLGTLVGVGLLMRGVAMMSGSLALRRGIRALSH; this is encoded by the coding sequence ATGGCAACCACACAATTGGAGCGAGGCCCGGACACGAATCAGGGGAGGCTGTCGCGCAACGCGTCCGCCCTCTGGGGCGGTACGTTCCTGCTCGGCATCCTCATGACGGTCCTGGGCTTCATCATGCTGGGCGAGGCGGTCTTCGCGAGCGTGCTCTCGATCGTCTTCGTCGGCGCGCTTCTGACGGTGGGCGGCATCGCGGAGATTGTCGCGGCGTTCCGGAGCCGGTCCGCGGGAGGCCCGTTCCTGTCCTTCCTGCTGGCAGGCATCCTGACCATGGTCGTGGGGCTCCTCGTGCTCCGCTATCCCGGCGCGGGCCTGGGGACCATCACCCTCTTGCTCGCGGGCTTCTTCTTCGCCAGCGGCCTGTTCCACGCCATCACCTCGGTGGTGGACCGCTATCCGCAGTGGGGGTGGGACCTCGCCTACGGCCTCGTGTCCATCTTCCTGGGCATCACGGTGATGTCCCAGTGGCCGGTCTCCTCGGCGTGGCTCCTGGGCACGCTCGTGGGCGTGGGCCTGCTGATGCGCGGTGTCGCCATGATGTCGGGTTCGCTCGCCCTTCGCCGGGGCATTCGCGCCCTGTCGCACTGA
- the miaA gene encoding tRNA (adenosine(37)-N6)-dimethylallyltransferase MiaA: MGEEARPRLTVIAGPTASGKTALAVRLAERAGGEIVSADSQQVYQRFDIGTAKPSAEELAAVPHHLVSVVEPLEPFSAAEYQRRADAAISDITARGRPVFVVGGTGLYLRILLHGVVDAPGALPALRSELEALAVAEGREAVHRRLAQVDPATAAKLPPQDLLRVIRALEIHAQTGVPASEFRRAHAFAPDRYPFDLYVLEPPRDALYQVINTRTEALFARGLVEETRELLALGYGDAAPMRSVGYVQARAVVEQRMSMQEAIHDTAQETRRYAKRQLTWFRKEPGARFIAPPYAELSPAAP, from the coding sequence TTGGGTGAGGAAGCACGGCCACGGCTCACGGTGATTGCGGGCCCCACGGCATCGGGCAAGACGGCCCTCGCGGTGCGGCTGGCCGAGCGCGCGGGCGGGGAGATCGTCAGCGCCGACTCGCAGCAGGTCTACCAGCGCTTCGACATTGGAACGGCCAAGCCCTCCGCCGAGGAGCTGGCGGCGGTTCCGCATCACCTGGTGTCGGTCGTCGAGCCGCTCGAGCCGTTCTCCGCGGCCGAGTACCAACGGCGCGCGGACGCCGCCATCTCGGACATCACCGCGCGAGGCAGGCCCGTGTTCGTCGTGGGGGGCACGGGGCTGTACCTGCGCATCCTCCTGCACGGCGTGGTGGATGCGCCTGGCGCACTGCCGGCGCTGCGGAGCGAACTCGAAGCCCTTGCTGTTGCCGAGGGCCGCGAGGCCGTGCACCGCCGGCTCGCCCAGGTGGATCCAGCGACCGCGGCGAAGCTGCCGCCCCAGGACCTGCTGCGGGTCATCCGCGCGCTGGAGATCCACGCGCAGACGGGCGTGCCCGCGTCGGAGTTCCGCCGGGCCCACGCCTTCGCGCCGGACCGATATCCCTTCGACCTGTACGTCCTGGAGCCGCCGCGAGACGCGCTGTACCAGGTCATCAACACACGCACCGAGGCGCTGTTCGCCCGCGGGCTCGTGGAGGAGACCCGCGAGCTGCTGGCGCTTGGCTACGGCGACGCGGCGCCCATGCGCAGCGTGGGCTACGTGCAGGCGCGCGCGGTGGTGGAGCAGCGGATGTCGATGCAGGAGGCCATCCACGACACCGCCCAGGAGACGCGCCGCTACGCCAAGCGGCAGCTCACGTGGTTTCGCAAGGAGCCGGGCGCCCGCTTCATCGCGCCGCCCTATGCCGAGCTGAGTCCCGCCGCGCCTTGA